In the genome of Bacillus solimangrovi, one region contains:
- a CDS encoding DUF881 domain-containing protein — protein sequence MKTKGKHAVLSFALLMIGFIVSFSYQLTNVEGEQQSNANQWDKEYQYREQLIKQEERTRQLQQELFEKQEEVREIESELATKEKGLFNLVEDVEKLRMFAGDIKVSGPGIEVTLRDASYVQDGENINQYIVHDGHVHKVINELLSSGAKGIAINGQRLFHNSYIACVGPVITVDGIEHAAPFVVTAIGNPDDLYESMNLDQGVKDQLLSDNVEVRIEKKEEVVFEPHLGQSGQLSDS from the coding sequence ATGAAGACGAAAGGTAAACATGCTGTTCTTTCCTTCGCTCTACTTATGATCGGTTTTATCGTTTCATTTTCGTATCAGCTTACGAATGTCGAGGGAGAACAACAATCAAATGCAAATCAGTGGGATAAGGAGTATCAATATCGAGAACAGCTAATTAAACAAGAAGAACGTACGAGACAATTGCAACAGGAACTTTTTGAGAAACAAGAAGAAGTACGCGAAATCGAATCAGAGTTAGCGACTAAAGAAAAAGGTCTGTTCAATTTAGTAGAGGATGTTGAGAAATTAAGGATGTTCGCAGGAGATATAAAAGTATCAGGACCTGGGATAGAAGTAACGCTACGTGATGCATCTTATGTACAAGATGGTGAAAATATTAATCAATATATTGTTCATGATGGCCATGTTCATAAAGTGATTAATGAACTACTATCTTCTGGAGCAAAAGGGATTGCCATTAATGGACAACGATTGTTTCACAACTCTTATATTGCTTGTGTAGGCCCTGTGATTACTGTTGACGGAATTGAACATGCAGCTCCATTTGTTGTTACTGCAATTGGCAACCCTGATGACCTGTATGAATCTATGAACTTAGATCAAGGGGTAAAGGATCAGTTGTTAAGTGATAACGTTGAAGTGAGAATTGAAAAGAAAGAAGAAGTTGTTTTTGAACCACATCTTGGGCAATCAGGACAGCTTTCAGATTCATAA
- the ftsZ gene encoding cell division protein FtsZ: protein MLQFDTELDQLATIKVIGVGGGGNNAVNRMIEHGVQGVEFIAVNTDAQALNLSKAETKMQIGGKLTRGLGAGANPEVGKKAAEESKEQIEEALKGADMVFVTAGMGGGTGTGAAPVIAQISKELGALTVGVVTRPFTFEGRKRATQAGGGINAMKDNVDTLIVIPNDRLLEIVDKNTPMLEAFREADNVLRQGVQGISDLIAVPGLINLDFADVKTIMSDKGSALMGIGIATGENRAAEAAKKAISSPLLETSIDGAQGVLMNITGGSNLSLYEVQEAADIVSSASDEEVNMIFGSVINDNLKDEIVVTVIATGFNDIDLSQPKPRRPLMQNNRNTNTNTNTVPKPRQREDVEVEQPRTPSFNHQPEEDTLEIPTFLRNRKRRRD, encoded by the coding sequence ATGTTGCAATTTGATACAGAATTGGACCAGTTAGCAACCATAAAAGTAATAGGTGTTGGCGGCGGAGGTAACAATGCCGTTAATCGAATGATTGAACACGGTGTACAAGGTGTAGAATTTATAGCAGTAAATACAGATGCGCAAGCTCTTAATCTATCAAAGGCAGAAACAAAGATGCAAATTGGTGGTAAGCTAACGCGTGGACTTGGAGCAGGTGCGAATCCAGAAGTAGGTAAAAAAGCTGCTGAAGAGAGTAAAGAGCAAATCGAAGAGGCATTAAAAGGTGCAGATATGGTCTTTGTTACTGCTGGTATGGGTGGTGGAACTGGAACAGGTGCTGCTCCAGTCATTGCACAAATTTCGAAAGAGTTAGGTGCTCTAACTGTGGGTGTTGTAACGCGTCCATTCACATTTGAGGGAAGGAAACGTGCAACTCAAGCGGGTGGCGGTATTAACGCAATGAAAGATAATGTCGATACGCTTATCGTCATTCCTAACGATCGTTTACTCGAAATCGTTGATAAAAATACTCCGATGCTCGAAGCATTCCGAGAAGCTGATAATGTGCTTCGCCAAGGTGTACAAGGTATCTCAGATTTAATCGCAGTTCCAGGTCTTATTAATCTTGACTTTGCAGATGTAAAAACGATAATGTCTGACAAAGGCTCTGCATTGATGGGTATCGGAATTGCTACTGGAGAAAACCGAGCAGCTGAGGCAGCGAAAAAGGCTATCTCAAGTCCATTACTTGAAACATCAATTGATGGTGCACAAGGTGTATTAATGAATATTACAGGCGGATCAAACTTATCTTTATATGAAGTACAAGAAGCAGCTGATATTGTATCATCAGCATCTGACGAAGAAGTAAATATGATTTTTGGTTCAGTTATTAACGATAATCTTAAAGATGAAATTGTTGTTACAGTTATTGCGACAGGTTTCAATGATATTGATTTAAGTCAACCGAAACCACGTCGTCCACTTATGCAAAATAATCGCAATACGAACACTAATACTAATACTGTGCCGAAGCCAAGACAGAGGGAAGATGTCGAAGTTGAGCAACCGAGAACACCTTCTTTCAATCATCAACCTGAAGAGGATACGTTAGAAATTCCAACGTTTTTACGCAATCGAAAACGTCGCCGTGATTAA
- a CDS encoding small basic family protein, with amino-acid sequence MWLPFFGLLIGVLLGLLTNITVPSDYSNYLSIAVLAALDTLFGGIRAQLQHTFDDKVFATGFFSNILLAAGLAFLGVHLGVDLYLAAVFAFGVRLFRNIAVIRRILLEKWTKSRGN; translated from the coding sequence ATGTGGTTGCCGTTTTTTGGATTGTTGATAGGTGTCCTTTTAGGACTATTAACGAATATCACAGTACCTAGTGACTATTCTAATTACTTATCTATAGCTGTGCTTGCAGCGTTAGACACATTATTTGGTGGAATCAGGGCTCAGTTACAACACACATTTGATGATAAAGTGTTTGCGACAGGTTTCTTTTCTAATATATTATTGGCTGCGGGTTTAGCTTTTCTAGGCGTACATCTTGGTGTAGACTTATACTTAGCGGCGGTATTCGCATTTGGAGTTAGACTCTTCCGAAACATCGCTGTAATTAGACGAATATTACTTGAAAAATGGACGAAATCACGAGGAAATTGA
- the murG gene encoding undecaprenyldiphospho-muramoylpentapeptide beta-N-acetylglucosaminyltransferase → MKVVVSGGGTGGHIYPALAFIRELQKHDQHAEVLYIGTEKGLESRIIGKEDIPFKTIEISGFKRSLSFENVRTVMRFISGTKKSRQYLKEFQPDVVLGTGGYVCGPVVYAATQLKIPTVVHEQNSVPGLTNKFLSRYVDKVALSFNEAGSFFPQQKTLLTGNPRASEVSSQHNDRAKKELGLDVNKPVVLIVGGSRGARPINDAFLKALNEVGKRDYQVLYITGDVHYDEVMKAVKLSNNPKNVVIKPFVYNMPEILGSMDCIVARAGATTLAEITALGLPSILIPSPYVTNNHQEKNARALSDHDAAILRLEQDLNSEQLLADIDKIMLDKDYRFKMSEKSRELGMPNAAMNLYTCMSELIKKH, encoded by the coding sequence ATGAAGGTCGTAGTGAGTGGCGGAGGAACAGGTGGACATATATATCCAGCACTTGCATTTATCCGCGAATTACAAAAACATGATCAACACGCTGAAGTATTATATATAGGTACAGAAAAAGGTCTAGAATCTCGAATTATTGGTAAAGAAGACATTCCTTTTAAAACAATTGAAATTTCTGGTTTTAAACGAAGCTTGTCTTTTGAAAATGTGAGAACAGTTATGCGTTTTATTAGTGGTACGAAGAAAAGCCGTCAGTATTTAAAAGAGTTTCAGCCGGATGTAGTTCTTGGAACAGGTGGATATGTATGTGGTCCTGTAGTGTATGCTGCTACTCAACTGAAAATTCCTACTGTCGTACATGAGCAAAATAGTGTCCCTGGATTAACAAATAAGTTTCTAAGTCGATACGTAGATAAAGTAGCTTTATCTTTTAATGAGGCGGGATCATTTTTTCCTCAACAGAAAACATTGTTAACAGGGAATCCACGGGCGTCTGAAGTCTCTTCTCAGCACAACGATCGTGCCAAAAAAGAGCTTGGATTAGACGTTAATAAACCAGTCGTATTGATTGTAGGAGGAAGCAGGGGAGCTCGTCCAATTAATGATGCGTTTCTAAAGGCACTCAATGAGGTTGGAAAACGTGATTATCAAGTTCTGTATATAACAGGTGATGTTCATTATGATGAAGTTATGAAAGCAGTCAAGCTTTCAAATAATCCAAAAAATGTTGTAATAAAGCCATTTGTGTATAACATGCCAGAAATTCTCGGTAGCATGGATTGTATTGTAGCACGTGCAGGTGCTACTACTTTAGCAGAAATTACTGCACTTGGTCTTCCAAGTATATTAATTCCAAGTCCATATGTGACAAACAATCACCAAGAAAAAAATGCGCGTGCCTTAAGTGATCATGATGCGGCAATTTTACGCCTTGAACAAGATTTAAATTCAGAGCAATTATTAGCAGATATTGACAAGATAATGCTTGATAAAGACTATCGTTTTAAAATGAGTGAAAAGTCCCGAGAATTAGGGATGCCAAATGCAGCAATGAATCTTTACACATGTATGAGTGAACTTATTAAAAAACACTGA
- the spoVE gene encoding stage V sporulation protein E, producing the protein MHKRTAPDYVLVLTTLLLLAIGLIMVYSASAIWAEYKFDDSFFFAKRQLLFAGAGIFAMFFMMNIEYWTWRDYSKLLLLICFGLLVIVLIPGVGLVRGGARSWLGVGAFSVQPSEFMKLAMIAFLAKYLSEHQKKITSFKKGLVPSLGLVMFAFGMIMLQPDLGTGTVLVATCVVMIYTAGARIAHFVALGLVGVAGFAGLILSAPYRIKRITSFLDPWEDPLGSGFQIIQSLYAIGPGGLLGLGLGNSRQKYFYVPEPQTDFIFAILAEELGFIGGTFVLLLFGVLLWRGVRIALGAPDLFGAFMAVGIVSMIAIQVMINIGVVTGLMPVTGITLPFLSYGGSSLTLILMAVGILLNISRYARL; encoded by the coding sequence TTGCATAAACGAACAGCACCAGATTATGTATTGGTGTTAACGACGTTATTGCTGCTCGCTATCGGTTTGATTATGGTTTATAGTGCAAGTGCTATATGGGCTGAGTATAAGTTTGATGATAGTTTTTTCTTTGCTAAACGGCAGCTACTATTTGCTGGAGCAGGTATCTTTGCGATGTTTTTTATGATGAACATTGAATATTGGACATGGCGTGATTATTCGAAGCTGCTATTATTAATTTGTTTTGGCTTATTAGTCATTGTACTTATTCCTGGTGTGGGACTTGTTCGAGGAGGAGCGAGAAGTTGGCTTGGTGTAGGAGCTTTTTCAGTTCAACCTTCAGAATTTATGAAGCTTGCAATGATCGCATTCCTTGCTAAGTATTTAAGTGAACATCAGAAGAAGATTACTTCGTTTAAGAAAGGTCTTGTGCCTTCATTAGGTCTAGTTATGTTTGCATTTGGAATGATTATGTTGCAACCAGATCTTGGTACAGGTACAGTGCTTGTCGCAACTTGTGTAGTTATGATATACACCGCAGGCGCAAGAATTGCACATTTCGTTGCACTTGGCCTAGTGGGGGTTGCTGGGTTTGCTGGATTAATCTTGTCAGCACCTTATCGAATCAAACGGATTACTTCATTTCTAGATCCTTGGGAAGATCCACTTGGGAGTGGATTCCAAATTATCCAATCTCTTTATGCGATTGGACCTGGTGGACTTCTTGGTTTAGGTTTAGGTAACAGTAGACAAAAGTATTTCTATGTGCCTGAACCACAAACTGATTTCATCTTTGCGATTCTAGCTGAAGAGCTTGGTTTTATTGGGGGGACATTTGTCCTCTTACTGTTCGGAGTTCTGTTGTGGAGAGGAGTACGTATTGCATTAGGTGCACCTGACTTGTTCGGTGCATTTATGGCGGTTGGTATTGTATCGATGATCGCGATCCAAGTGATGATTAACATCGGAGTTGTAACAGGTTTGATGCCTGTTACTGGAATCACATTACCATTTTTAAGTTATGGTGGATCATCGTTAACATTAATACTTATGGCAGTAGGTATTCTGTTAAATATTAGTCGATATGCACGTTTGTGA
- a CDS encoding DUF881 domain-containing protein, which yields MRNRNVITITLISVVLGFMLAIQFQTNQETVVRDTRDMWELRADLKAEQELQSKISNEILNVDEVLQKYDQNQVWSQEAALKEQKESLKEKIGLTEKTGEGVILTIEPLFSESIYGQSYETPSPQLLTRLINELNMYQAEAIAIADQRIISTTPIRDVNGKTYVNVKPIPPLPLTIKVIAKNAEKLHNHLEVSQAKDDFAIENLSLSSVISSDIVLPAYDGTLRIQYMEPVKNEKEKS from the coding sequence TTGAGAAATCGTAATGTTATAACAATCACACTAATTTCTGTCGTCCTCGGGTTCATGCTGGCAATTCAGTTTCAAACGAATCAAGAAACAGTTGTGCGTGATACGAGGGATATGTGGGAGTTACGTGCAGATTTGAAAGCAGAACAAGAACTACAATCTAAAATAAGTAATGAGATATTAAATGTAGACGAAGTGTTACAAAAGTACGACCAAAATCAAGTTTGGTCGCAAGAAGCTGCGTTGAAGGAACAAAAAGAATCGTTAAAAGAGAAAATTGGTTTGACAGAAAAAACAGGAGAAGGCGTAATTTTAACAATTGAACCATTGTTTAGTGAGTCAATCTACGGTCAATCATATGAAACTCCTTCACCACAGTTGTTAACTCGCTTAATTAATGAATTAAATATGTATCAGGCTGAAGCAATTGCAATTGCAGATCAACGGATTATATCGACTACACCAATTCGTGATGTGAATGGAAAAACGTATGTTAACGTTAAGCCAATTCCCCCGTTACCGTTAACCATTAAAGTTATTGCTAAAAATGCAGAGAAACTTCATAATCACCTTGAGGTTTCTCAGGCAAAGGACGATTTCGCAATTGAAAATTTAAGTCTTTCTTCTGTCATTTCGTCAGATATTGTCTTACCTGCATATGATGGAACGTTACGAATTCAATATATGGAACCAGTGAAGAATGAAAAGGAGAAAAGCTAA
- a CDS encoding cell division protein FtsQ/DivIB, with the protein MAKGKIVSIEDRIPKLKQQRKKRANRRFVFYITFFFVLIAIILYFQSPLSKVSSIEVSGNRFISTEQIISLSGLSTSDNFWKVEKGKVSTLIENHDEVKKAIVDKQFINSVKILIEEYQRTAYLLHEGQFHPILETGEVLAPLEDAYIPSGAPILMNWEPSEALQEMAAELRKVPPSIQNHISEIHHTPTESDPLHVTLYMNDGREVSVTIRDFAEKMTAYPAIASRLKPEQQGVIHLEVGAYFKSYQIEQDIEGETSDEDER; encoded by the coding sequence ATGGCGAAGGGGAAAATTGTCTCTATTGAAGATAGAATACCAAAGCTGAAGCAACAGCGAAAGAAACGTGCCAATCGCCGTTTTGTTTTTTACATAACTTTTTTTTTCGTCTTAATTGCAATAATTTTATATTTTCAATCTCCGCTGAGCAAGGTCTCTTCTATAGAAGTTAGCGGTAATAGGTTCATTTCAACTGAACAGATCATCTCATTAAGTGGTCTATCAACAAGTGATAATTTTTGGAAAGTTGAAAAGGGGAAAGTATCCACATTAATTGAGAACCATGATGAGGTAAAGAAAGCGATTGTGGACAAACAGTTCATTAATTCCGTTAAAATTCTTATTGAGGAATACCAACGTACAGCATATTTATTACATGAAGGACAATTCCATCCTATCCTTGAAACTGGGGAAGTATTAGCTCCTCTAGAAGATGCTTATATCCCATCAGGTGCACCAATCTTGATGAATTGGGAACCTAGTGAAGCACTACAAGAGATGGCAGCAGAACTTCGGAAAGTTCCACCTAGCATTCAAAATCACATTTCTGAAATTCACCATACACCCACAGAGTCTGATCCGTTACATGTGACACTCTATATGAATGATGGACGTGAAGTGAGTGTAACAATTCGTGATTTTGCAGAAAAAATGACTGCATATCCAGCGATTGCTAGCCGTTTAAAACCAGAGCAGCAAGGTGTTATTCATTTAGAAGTGGGTGCTTACTTTAAATCATATCAAATTGAACAAGACATAGAAGGTGAAACAAGTGATGAAGACGAAAGGTAA
- the murB gene encoding UDP-N-acetylmuramate dehydrogenase, with product MREIVELLKKAGINDVKENEPLSKHTTMKIGGPAEVFVEPQDADELQEILRILHQEKMPWRVIGRGSNLLVLDEGIKGVVIKLGKGMDHLEQTGTEVTVGGGFPIIKLATVLSREGLSGLEFAGGIPGSVGGAVYMNAGAHGSDMSKILKKARIVFNDGSSEWLTNEEMEFSYRTSVLQLTRPGICVEAVLSLSEGDKEQVTAEMQKHKDYRRDTQPWNYPCAGSIFRNPLPNHAGKLVEDAGLKGHQIGGAQVSDLHGNFIVNTGDATAKDVLDLIAYIQRTILEAYSVKMETEVEIIGETR from the coding sequence ATGAGAGAAATAGTCGAACTTCTCAAAAAAGCAGGTATTAATGATGTAAAAGAAAATGAGCCATTATCAAAACATACGACAATGAAGATAGGTGGCCCTGCAGAAGTTTTTGTAGAACCACAAGATGCTGACGAATTACAGGAAATATTACGTATCTTACATCAAGAAAAGATGCCATGGCGTGTGATTGGTCGTGGCTCAAACCTTCTTGTTCTAGATGAAGGTATTAAAGGTGTTGTAATTAAGTTAGGAAAAGGGATGGATCACTTAGAACAAACTGGTACCGAAGTTACGGTCGGTGGAGGTTTTCCAATCATTAAATTAGCAACAGTATTGAGTCGTGAAGGGTTATCAGGCTTAGAGTTTGCGGGAGGAATTCCTGGTTCAGTTGGTGGCGCAGTTTATATGAATGCTGGTGCACACGGATCGGATATGTCAAAGATTCTAAAAAAAGCTCGAATTGTGTTCAATGATGGCAGTTCTGAATGGCTAACAAACGAAGAAATGGAATTCTCTTATCGTACGTCGGTTTTACAATTAACACGACCTGGTATTTGTGTTGAAGCTGTACTTAGTTTGAGTGAAGGAGACAAAGAACAGGTTACGGCCGAAATGCAAAAGCATAAAGACTATCGAAGAGATACACAGCCATGGAATTATCCATGTGCAGGCAGTATCTTTCGGAATCCACTACCGAATCATGCAGGAAAGTTAGTAGAAGATGCCGGTTTGAAAGGGCATCAAATTGGTGGAGCACAAGTATCAGATCTACACGGTAATTTTATTGTAAATACTGGGGATGCTACTGCTAAAGATGTGTTAGATCTTATCGCCTATATCCAAAGAACTATCCTTGAAGCATACAGTGTAAAAATGGAAACAGAAGTTGAAATTATTGGCGAAACACGGTGA
- the mraY gene encoding phospho-N-acetylmuramoyl-pentapeptide-transferase, with product MDVSGIVITLVISFLIAALLSPIIIPFLRRLKFGQSIRDEGPKSHQKKSGTPTMGGVMIIIAILVSTILMTARYMSITWETYLLIFVTFSYGLLGFLDDYIKVVMKRNLGLTSKQKLLGQLVIAIIVYVVLKGTAFSTYITIPGTNFGFDIGFVYFLLIIVMLVGGSNAVNLTDGLDGLLAGTAAISFGAFSILAWYQGQFEIAVFSIAVVGAVLGFLVFNAHPAKVFMGDTGSLALGGAIATVAILLKLEILLVIIGGVFVIETLSVIIQVISFKTTGKRVFRMSPLHHHYELVGWSEWRVVVTFWFVGLLFACLGIYIEVWI from the coding sequence GTGGACGTTTCAGGAATTGTCATTACATTAGTCATTTCATTTCTTATTGCAGCACTGCTTTCACCAATAATTATTCCATTTTTGCGTCGCCTGAAATTTGGGCAAAGTATACGTGATGAAGGACCAAAATCACATCAAAAGAAATCAGGAACACCAACTATGGGTGGCGTTATGATCATAATCGCTATTCTTGTATCGACAATTCTTATGACAGCACGATACATGTCCATTACGTGGGAAACTTATTTATTAATCTTTGTTACGTTCTCATATGGATTATTAGGATTTTTAGATGATTATATAAAAGTAGTTATGAAACGAAATCTCGGATTGACTTCGAAGCAAAAATTGCTCGGTCAATTGGTTATCGCCATTATTGTATACGTTGTGTTAAAAGGAACTGCATTTTCTACATACATAACAATACCAGGTACAAACTTTGGTTTTGATATCGGTTTTGTATATTTCTTGTTAATTATTGTTATGCTAGTCGGTGGTTCAAACGCAGTAAACTTAACAGATGGTTTAGATGGTTTGCTTGCTGGTACAGCGGCAATTTCGTTTGGGGCTTTTTCAATTCTTGCATGGTATCAAGGTCAATTTGAAATTGCTGTTTTTTCAATTGCGGTCGTTGGAGCGGTCTTAGGATTTCTAGTATTTAATGCTCATCCAGCAAAGGTATTTATGGGTGATACAGGTTCCCTTGCTCTGGGAGGTGCAATCGCAACCGTTGCTATTTTATTAAAATTAGAAATTTTACTCGTTATTATTGGTGGCGTTTTTGTCATTGAAACGTTATCCGTTATTATTCAAGTTATTTCATTTAAAACGACTGGGAAACGTGTTTTTCGCATGAGTCCACTTCATCATCATTATGAATTAGTTGGTTGGAGTGAATGGCGCGTGGTCGTAACTTTTTGGTTCGTAGGACTGCTGTTTGCATGTCTAGGAATCTATATCGAGGTGTGGATCTAA
- the murD gene encoding UDP-N-acetylmuramoyl-L-alanine--D-glutamate ligase, protein MKEITTFQQKKVLVLGLAKSGVAAAKLLRRLGAIIVVNDKQDVSNNSEVKNLEAQGIEVIGGGHPEGLLDRGFDYIVKNPGIPYHVPLLQDAKKRNIPILTEIELAYLISEAPIIGITGSNGKTTTTTLIYEMLKSEGMVARLAGNIGNVACEIAQDASADEWLVTELSSFQLMGIQKFRPSISVLLNIFDAHLDYHGSKENYITAKAELFKSQTKEDIAVINADDQEVMSAAANIKAKKCLFSTIRELKEGAFVKENAIYFNDEKIIDIVDIVLPGQHSLENILAAVAVVKSIGVTNEAISRVLETFTGVKHRLQYVDTVKGRKFYNDSKATNILAAQKALAAFHEQTILIAGGLDRGNNFDALVPSLKNVKGIVTYGETASKLLEAADKAGMKHTEHVDNLEQAVEEAFSMSDEGDVILLSPACASWDQFKTFEERGDMFIKCVHTLKVRA, encoded by the coding sequence ATGAAGGAAATTACAACTTTTCAACAAAAGAAGGTTCTTGTTTTAGGCTTGGCAAAGAGCGGTGTCGCCGCTGCCAAGCTTTTACGTCGTTTAGGTGCAATAATTGTCGTTAATGATAAACAAGATGTCTCCAACAACTCAGAAGTTAAAAATCTAGAAGCACAGGGGATTGAAGTCATAGGCGGAGGCCATCCAGAAGGATTATTAGATCGTGGATTTGATTACATCGTCAAAAACCCAGGTATTCCTTATCATGTACCATTATTACAAGATGCTAAGAAGCGAAATATTCCAATTTTAACCGAGATAGAATTAGCGTATTTGATTAGTGAAGCACCTATCATTGGTATTACAGGTAGTAATGGCAAGACAACGACGACAACATTAATATATGAAATGTTGAAAAGCGAAGGTATGGTTGCAAGATTAGCTGGAAATATAGGAAATGTTGCATGTGAAATAGCTCAAGATGCTTCAGCTGATGAGTGGCTTGTTACAGAATTATCATCTTTTCAATTGATGGGAATTCAAAAATTTCGCCCTTCAATCAGTGTCTTATTAAACATATTTGATGCACATCTTGATTACCATGGATCAAAGGAAAATTATATAACTGCAAAGGCTGAGCTGTTTAAGTCTCAAACCAAGGAAGATATTGCGGTAATAAATGCGGATGATCAAGAAGTTATGTCAGCCGCTGCAAATATTAAAGCAAAAAAATGCCTCTTCTCTACGATACGAGAGCTGAAAGAGGGTGCATTCGTAAAAGAAAATGCTATTTATTTTAACGATGAAAAAATTATTGACATTGTAGATATTGTTTTACCAGGTCAACATAGTTTAGAGAATATTTTAGCTGCAGTTGCAGTGGTGAAGTCAATTGGTGTCACAAATGAGGCCATCTCTCGTGTATTAGAAACTTTTACTGGAGTTAAACACCGCTTGCAGTATGTAGATACCGTTAAGGGACGGAAGTTTTATAACGATTCTAAAGCAACGAACATTCTTGCTGCGCAAAAAGCATTAGCTGCATTTCATGAGCAGACGATATTAATTGCTGGCGGCTTGGATCGAGGAAATAATTTTGATGCACTTGTGCCTTCATTAAAAAACGTAAAGGGAATCGTAACATATGGTGAGACGGCATCAAAATTGCTTGAAGCGGCAGACAAAGCAGGAATGAAACATACTGAACATGTCGATAATTTAGAACAAGCCGTCGAGGAAGCTTTCAGTATGTCTGATGAAGGAGACGTTATTCTATTGTCTCCAGCTTGCGCAAGTTGGGATCAATTTAAGACGTTTGAAGAGCGTGGAGACATGTTTATAAAATGCGTGCATACACTGAAAGTGAGGGCTTGA
- the ftsA gene encoding cell division protein FtsA, with product MNNSEMYVSLDIGTSNVKVIIGEVSNDSLNIIGVGNVQSEGLKKGSIVDIDETVYSIREAVEQAERMVGVNINRVIVGVSGNHVELMPCHGVVAVSSENKEIGNEDVARVIDAAQVISVPPEREIISVVPHQFVVDGLGEINDPRGMIGVRLELEGTIVTTAKTVLHNLLRCVEKAGLEITEISLQPLAAGHFALSKDEKNMGSALIDIGGGTTTISIFEFGHLQSVRVLPFGGMNMTKDISIGFRTSTEEAERIKVKYGYAHYDMASEEEVFSVPIIGSDTKETYSQLDLSDIIEARLEEMLEIIQDTIRKMGYRDLPGGYVLTGGVSKMTGVLELAEEVLRHNVRIASPDYIGVREPQYTTGVGLIQYIHRQARLQGIQVNGAVSESAVENASTKETQQSKPKKVKQKNKENVSKKVKQWIGYFFE from the coding sequence ATGAACAACAGTGAAATGTATGTAAGTCTAGACATCGGTACATCCAATGTTAAAGTAATTATTGGAGAAGTATCTAATGATTCCTTAAATATCATTGGAGTGGGTAACGTTCAATCAGAAGGATTGAAGAAAGGATCAATCGTAGACATAGATGAAACTGTCTATTCCATTCGTGAAGCAGTTGAACAAGCAGAGAGAATGGTAGGCGTTAATATAAACCGTGTGATTGTAGGAGTAAGTGGGAACCATGTTGAACTTATGCCTTGTCACGGTGTAGTGGCAGTTTCCAGTGAAAATAAAGAGATTGGCAATGAAGATGTGGCACGAGTGATTGATGCTGCACAAGTTATCTCTGTTCCACCTGAAAGAGAAATTATTAGCGTTGTTCCACATCAATTTGTTGTGGATGGATTAGGTGAAATAAATGATCCTAGAGGAATGATAGGTGTTAGGTTAGAACTTGAAGGTACAATTGTCACAACTGCAAAAACCGTTTTACATAACCTTTTACGTTGCGTTGAAAAAGCAGGTCTAGAAATTACTGAAATTTCATTACAACCCCTCGCAGCTGGTCACTTTGCGTTATCAAAAGATGAAAAAAATATGGGCTCTGCTCTAATTGATATTGGTGGAGGAACAACAACAATATCTATCTTTGAATTTGGCCATTTGCAAAGTGTACGAGTGTTGCCGTTTGGGGGCATGAATATGACAAAGGATATATCGATTGGTTTCCGCACATCAACGGAGGAAGCTGAGCGGATTAAAGTCAAATATGGATATGCCCATTATGACATGGCCTCTGAGGAAGAAGTGTTCAGTGTTCCAATTATCGGAAGTGATACGAAAGAAACATACAGTCAGTTGGATTTATCTGATATTATAGAGGCAAGACTTGAAGAAATGCTAGAAATTATTCAAGATACGATACGGAAGATGGGGTATCGTGATTTACCTGGAGGTTATGTTCTAACAGGTGGCGTCTCAAAGATGACTGGTGTACTAGAGTTAGCAGAAGAAGTATTGCGACATAATGTAAGAATTGCGAGTCCAGACTATATTGGAGTTCGAGAACCACAATATACGACTGGTGTTGGGTTAATTCAATACATACATCGTCAAGCAAGGTTACAAGGGATACAAGTAAATGGAGCTGTGTCAGAGTCAGCCGTTGAGAATGCTTCAACGAAAGAGACTCAGCAGTCTAAACCAAAAAAAGTAAAGCAAAAAAACAAAGAAAATGTTTCGAAGAAAGTGAAACAATGGATTGGATATTTCTTCGAATAA